TAACCCAGCTTTCTTTGGTCGGGGCGGAATGGGTGCCGGTGGAATGTGGCCTGATCCCAACATGGGAGCCTGGGGTGGGGAGGAACAATCAAGTTACGGGGATGACGCAGCTTCTGATCAGCAGTATGGAGAAGGAGGGAGCCATGGGAAAGAGAGGCCACCAGAGAGGGAGTGGTCTGGTGCACCAGAGAGGAGGCGTGAAAGGGAGAAGGATGCGCCCCCTGCACAGGAGTGGCCAGAGAGGAGGCACCGGGATGAGCGTGACATGGACCGAGAGAGGAATCGTGACTATGACAGGGACAGGGAAAGAGACCGTGACAGGGAAAGAGACCGAGATCGAGACAGGGAGAGGGACAGAgatagggagagagagagggagagggacagAGAGAGGCATAGGGATGACAGAGATCGCTATGGCGATTATCACAGGCACAGGGATCGTGATTCAGAACGTAATGAGGACTGGGACAGGGGGAGGTCTTCTGGGATACGCAGCAGGTCAAGGGAGGCTGACCACTCTAAGCGCAGGCGGATGACACCTCAGTAGTCATAGCTGGGTGAGCTACTAATGTCGAGGCAAACGATGATCCAGAACCGTATCTTACTTGCACACTGGCGTGGTTAACAGCTAGCATCTTCTTACTGCTTCTGGCTGTGGTGGTTCTAATATTTTGTGTCTCCGGCGATGTGTTGTAGCACGAATGTGAGATGTAAGTGAAGCTTAATCTGATCCCCTGTTTGTTTTTCAACTGTAACCCCCTTTTTTAATTGTACTGTTTGGTAGTCACATGCTGCTAACATCATGTAACGGTATTTTTGTATCATTACACTTCTTGTAACTTGTTATGTACACAAAATTGTTTTTTTTCTCCCTGTTGTGATCTTTTGTAGCTACATGGCATTGTTTAAGGCAAGATTTGTAACATAGAGTCCTTGTCTAGTACCATGGAATGTAAAATTTTGCTAGTATAGCTCAGGTAGTCTGGTCTCCTTGTAATCATCTTGGTTTTCAATATGTATTTAGGAAAAATGAATTTGTAAAGATGACTTTGTTGTACATTGCAATTCCTTGTAAGGAGCACTGGCTCCACCTATTTAGGCTTTGTATACATTATTGATTGGAACTGGGAGCATTGCATTTAACATTTACTCAGAGAAAGGATGCTATGTCATATTAACACTTGATTTCAAATATCTGCTGGACAATGCAATTTAAGATTTCTTCCTCAATGTGACCGAGTATGTTCTTGTAGGATTGTGCAGCTTTAACATTAGATATAATAGCATCTGTAACCATTTACACAGTTCAAAGAAGAAAAAAGATGAATCATTCGAGCATCTGATGTACTAAGCTTAGTAGCATGTGCCCGTAAAATGATTCTTGAAAATAGGAGCTCAAAGATACGATGAATGCTTTAGTTGAAATATTTGCTACAATATATTGAACTCACAGTAGGACTATGGCCTAGAAAACGAGGGACGGTTGGTTCCATCAGAACACAAGGGTTAGTTGAAATATTTGTTACAGTTCATTTCTGCCAGTCTACTGGCTGCTCTATAGTGTTTATCTTTTCCAATAAGCATGGTTAATTGACTTGTATTTTCACACAAGTATACACGCCGTTGAGGAAAAAGGTTTTTTTTGGGTTTACTTCTGTGGATACCTGGGGGGATCAAATTACCTAGATACATTGTGGACATTCATAAGTATCTTACTTTTCTTGCTCCTGAAATTATCATCAATCAATCTAGCATGATATCTTTTGCTACTTGCAATTTGGAGCCTACCAATCATGATCATGTTTGTGTTGGTAATATCGCTTTGTAGCCCCTTCAAACTAGCCGAGCATATCCATGATCCCATTTTTGCTGTATACTCTATAAATTTATTCTATTCTTGCATTCAGGCTGTGTTAGTCTTCTCTCAGTTCTCATGGCTTAGCTGTTAGCTTTTTCTTGCATTTAGTCTGACCATACTAACTTTTCCTTGTAAGTACTGACAGATAAtgctatttttttattattttggtTTCCATTAATAAGGGCTAAGTTCAATTATGCTTGACTGGTactttatgattttttttttaaaaaaattccccTACCAGTAGTTTAAGGCTTATGTTCTGTGACTTTTTTCTCTGAATCTAACCTGTATTTTGCCATGCCACCACCACTCTTGGCTGTCTGGGAATATTTACTGTTCTTGAGTGCAAAGTTCAAGCAAGATAGTCAAACGGTTGTGGTTCCATATTTTCTTCAGCTGCTGACCTTTGGAGTCATAGCTTGTAGGATTAACAATATGTTAGGCTAGGGTGCTTTGATTTATTTCTTATAAGGAGGATGCATTAAAGTTTCTAAGAAACATAGAAATAGTATGGTTATGGGGCCAATGCCACATTCCTTGTTATAAGTTTTTAGACAGTATCTGGAGTGTGCTTGCTATTATCAGTTCTTGCATTTCCCATCCTGAGTTCTTTTCCATCATGTGAAGTCACAGTATGCTTGCTTTTACTTGTATACCTTGTCTCTAAGTGTTACTACTGCATATACTTTGATGCGGCTTTGCCAATTAGCCTAATGCTTTCTTCTCATTTTCAGGAATGTTTGGTTGGAACCTGTTCAGCTGTGCGAAGGACTTCCCTGGATGATTGTTGTTGCCTCCTATTGTATGCTATGTTAAATGTCGAGTTTCCCAAAGACATAAGGATCTATTTTGTGTGTAATTCGGGACCGATGCTTTTGCAATGTTGTTGAAGACTGTACTATTTCTGTTGTAGCCTTGTAGGGTGATGATAAACCAGTCTTTGTTATGACTGTCCTTTGTTCATCCTTCCTCTGTTGATAATGGACAAATAGTTGACGTTTCTTGAGGTTTATCCTTCCTGAGATAACTAATAGGCAGATAGCTGCTTCCTGGTTAAAGTTTTGTGGTCGAGAAGGTGAGAACTCAGGACCAAGGCAGGCATCACATGCTCCACTGATTTCATGGTGGAAGGTTGGTTGGTGCAGTTGTTGCATTCAAGCTATAAACTCATCTAATATTTGTCCGGTTTCGTTATGTCTGCCCATATTTGCATAACCATCTTATCAAGACGTTTCTGGATCTCCTTTTGTGCTGTGGTCCGGGTGTGTTGAATTTCGGCCTgtttgttggttggtttctgggctgataagtctgGTTGATACTGGATTGTTGTGATAGGAAAACaatgttggctgactgataagtcctggctgaaatcaacaagcgaacatgctgtttGAATAGATCTCGAAATGTGATTTTTGATATGTGGCATTTATTTGTTCCTTTTTTTGACTGGGAGACGCTTAGCGCCGTTGCATCAAATGGAACAAGATTACAACTTCTGTCCAGAGGAGTTGCTTTGCTTTCCAAGAACTGGACCGCAGGAATGGACGAAAACTAGCTATTAGGTTGCATCTGTCATACAACAACTTGTATGGTCGTATCATTTTAGTCCAACAACTTGCAAAATATGCAAACTAATACATGGACTTGTTAATGTGTGCGTGTACAGTCAAATGTACGCCACAGAGTGTATTTTGGCATGGTAGAGACCTACGTGACTGTAGCGATCACTAACGACTGTATCGATCATCAACTCCTGAAGCGTGTTCGTATTTTAGGAGGTAGAGAGTTAAACAATTTGACATTCCTGAAGACTGAAGCCGTTCCATCTCCTTGTGCTTGTGCACGGGTCGCTGCAGCCCACAGAACTTGCATGCACAGTCCTGTTATTTATCTTTGCTGAAAGATGCATGAtgcattcttctctttctttatGGCGCTCAATCAAAGACTTAGAGCTGACATGCTATGCTTGTGATCATAAAGCACTTACTAATATCACCACGGAATCAATGAAACCAATCATCAGATTCGTTTCAAAAAACCAATCATCAGAGTGAATCCTTAGTACACACCCATGGAAACTGAAAACAAACCTCTGAATATTCTGAGCACTTATACTGAAGATTCAGGCATCCTATTTATGGGTTATTCAGAGATCAAACAAAGCTTAAATTCACTTGAACTAATAATTATATCACTGAACCTACAAATTCAAAGGTTAACATGAATCCAAATCTAAACGAAAAATTGGAACAAACTTCAATGATTCCTAGAAAGTAGTAGTGGCACAATACTATGCCAGTAACATGCTGGTGTGTAGCTCATTACAGTCACAGAATAAGCACGAAATTATTATTGAGGTTCTATCTGACTTAGGTTAGTTGGTGCATTCTGTGTCATGTCAATTGCCTCGGCAGTTTGATCTTGCACCTGATTGCCATCCATCCTCGGCAAATATCGTAGCCCCCTTTTTGTCCACTGGAAAAACACGCTTCATGGCATACATATGACCGTAAAAGCACAAATTTAACAAGTCCATTCATTAGTTTGGACAATTTACAAGTTGTTGGACTGAAGTGATACAACCATACAAGTTGTATGATGGATGCAATTTACTCATAACAAAATCCTCCATAACTGTAAGCAAGCAAGGGCCCATTTTGTATGATCCAGATTCTCGCAGAAACGTTTTAGATCCAGATTCTTACAAGGAACGTTCCAAGTGATGAATCAGAATCACTTTATGGAACTGTTTGGCTGGTAGACTAGATTATGAATAAAAAAACAATGTTTTTTTAACAAAAaacatataaataaaaatatgctTCTAAAAAATCTAAAACTTTTTGTAGCCAAAGAATAGCTTGAATACAATCCATTTGAACTTGTTGTACTTAAAAAGAATAAGCAGAAAAAATACAGTTGATAGTATACGAGAGAGACTGAAGCCGAATCTAGCGAAACCAGGGGTTCAGCTGTTTCTCTCGCCCAGACATAAAACGTGAATCCATGCGAAGCGTTTCGAGGCTGAAACGATTCTGGGTGAGGTAGTTTGGAAGCGTTTCTTCTGATTCTAACCAGAATCGGAACCGTTCCGATCGTCCAAACAGCCCCGATAAGGCTATATATTTGAACTCTTCGCATTGAGGTTTAGTAATATTTCTAGATAACAAAATCCTTTGTAATTGTATGTTGATGAAGTAAGGTTACATACGTAAACTCTTTGCATGAGGTATAACAATATTTTTGGTGTCAAATTTTCCTCCCTGAGTTTCTCTCTTTAAACATTCGAGGCCTTGCAAAATTGAACTTCTCCACAAACTTTAGAATTTGGCTCAAACTGGAACTGAAGAGTTCGAATCACATGGTCTTCCTAAAGCAGACCTACGGCCCATGGAGTAAATAAGGCCCAACAAGAGCCTTATCTCAAGACTCGACTCCCGCCATCATGTGGGCCCACGGACGAGCGCGAGCGCTGCAGAAGTCCAGAAGCCGCAAGTCGCCTCTCCGGTCTCCGGCTCCGATTTGTATTTTTTTACATACTATAAAATCTTATTTTCCATCTCCTTCCTCAGCTTCCCATCCCCACCCACCCCAATCCCGcaatccctaaccctagtcgCCATGGACCCCGACGGCGACCCGGCGTTCCACCGGAGCGAGGCCATCTCCGCCGTGCAGGACGTCGACCAGTACTACGGCGAGGACGACGATTTCGACGAGCTCTACAACGACGTCAACGTCGGCGACGGCTTCCTCCTCAActcccacccgccgccgccgccccagcACGCCCCGCCCCCGCAGCAGAatcaccaccagcagcagcaacagctccCTCCTCCGCCCCTGCCGCAGCCGCAGCAGCCCCCGCCGCACCCCCCGCCCCAGCAGCAGGTCTACGCGCCTGCTGTGGCAGCGCCGAGTCCGAGTCAGCCGCAGCCCCAGCCAAATCTCCCGCCGCCGCCCGGGCCCGCCCCCACGCCGCCTCAGCACCACCAGATCCAGCAGGGCGACGGGTTCCACCGGCCGGGAGGGAACTACAGCGGCGGTCCCGTCGTTGTCGCCAACGGAGCCGGCGTTGGTGGGGGCGATGGCCCCGGCGGCAAGACGCTGTTCGTCGGCGACCTCCACTGGTGGACAACCGACGCTGATCTGGAGGCGGAGCTCAGCAAGTATGGGCCGGTGAAGGAGGTCAGATTCTTCGACGAGAAGGCTAGCGGCAAGTCCAAGGGGTACTGCCAGGTCGACTTCTACGaccctgccgccgccgctgcctgcaAGGAGGGCATGAACGGCCACTCGTTTAATGGCCGTCCATGTGTTGTGGCATTCGCGTCTCCCCATACTGTGCGCCGCATGGGCGAGGCGCAGGTGAAGACCCAGCAGGCCTTAGCTGCACAGACATCATCGGTGCAACCAAAGGGTGGTAGAGGGGGTGGTGGTGCTGGAATGCCTCATGCTGCTGGTAATTACAGTggtggacgtggaggaggtgctgtatccggaggcggtggtggtgggaacTGGGgtagaggtggtggtggaggtagaGGCCCTGTTGGTAATATGAGGAACAATAGAATGGGTCCGGCAGTTGGCCGTGGAATTGGGAACGGCATGGTTGCTCCACCACCCCCGATGCTGCCTCAAGGGGGCATGCTGGGCCAGGGGTTTGATCCTGGTTTTGGTGCAATGGGAAGGATGGTTGGTGGGTTTGGTAACTTCCCTGTTGGACCAGGTGCTGGGCCGTTTCCTGGGATGATGCAACCATTTCCTCCAGTTGTTGCACCACATGTAAACCCGGCCTTCTTTGGTCGTGGTGGAATGGGGGCTGGTGGGGTGGGGATGTGGCCTGATCCCAGCATGGGGGCTTGGGGTGCGGAAGAACAATCAAATTATGGGGATGATGCAGCATCTGATCATCAGTATGGGGAAGGGGGAAGCCATGGGAAGGAGAGGCCACCAGAGAGGGAATGGTCTGGGGCATCAGAGAGGAGACGGGACAGAGAGAAAGATATGCCCCCTGAACAGGAGTGGCCAGAGAGGAGGCATCGGAATGAGCATGACATGGGCCGAGAGAGGGATCGTGATTATGACAGAGACAGGGAAAGAGACCGTGACAGAGAGAGAGACCGAGACAAAGAGAGGGACAGAGATAGGGAGAGGCACAGGGATGACAGAGATCGTTATGGTGATTATCACAGGCACAGGGATCGTGATTCAGAGCGTAATGAAGACTGGGACAGGGGGAGGTCATCTGGGATACGTAGCAGGTCGAGGGAGGCCGACCATTCTAAACGTAGGCGGATGACACCTCAATAGTGTAGCTGGCTGAGCTACATCTAGTATAGAGGCAATGACGATCCAGGGCAGCGTCTTTTTTGCACCCAGGCATTGTTCAGTAACAACTAGCAACTGCTGATCTGTTGTAGCAATAATTTGATATGTAAGTTATGCTTGATCTGATCTCTTGTTTGTTTTGAACTGTAACTCTTGAATTGTACTGTAAAGTAGTGCTGTGGCATATTGACATTGTCTGTTGTGGTAGATTAGGACAAAAGCCTACACAACATTGTCATGTATTTTTTTTTACTGACCTTTATGTAAAATCATTTGTATAGATCCTTAGGTTCGGTTGATACTCTCTGTAGCTAGTTGGCATTATTTTAGCCAAGAATTGTAACATTCTGGCCTTGTCTAAAATATAAGCTTGTAACTGTTAAATAGCATGCTCACTATTTTGGCATATTGATGTATATATAGTTTATGTACTGATATTCTTCATGTAACTTTTTAGGTACACAAAATTATGTAACTTTTGTTATTTTGTCAGTTCATCTTGTAATTAGGTTAGCTGCCAAAATGTAAACAAGAGTAAATCTGTAAAGGCTGTTTTGTTGTACGCTGCAATCAGATGTAAGTAGCATTGGCTGTCCTTTTGTTTGTGTGTTTCATAAATGGGAACATTCTGTTGTATCACGTGCTGTGGTGTTAGTGGGGATTCAAAACCCTGCTGGGCAATGAAATAGCTCTTTGCTTCCACAATAAGATAATTGACTCCGCTGTAGGTGTATGAACCTCTAATAGTGACACAATTGGCATGATATCATTCTTGCAGCTTTGAGAGCACACAGACAATGCATGAATTGCTTCATTGCCAATTGTGTCACTACTTCTATTAGCCAATTTAGGGCATCAAATTTACTCCTTGTCTTTTATTTTCGTAATCTAATTCCTTGGTTTATGATCATGTAGGTTGAGTTTGTAGCCCAGTTATTAGGCAAGCACATCCATGTTTCGTTGATTCATTCTGCGAACGTTAGTATTTCTCTATCAACTACCATGTCTTACTGTTGATGTGTCAATGCATGCCAACACCTTATTTCTGTATGGTACTTTGAAGTTATGCTTTCTGTGAGTTTTTTTCCTTTAAACTGTTGCTACTTGTGCATTAAGCATGCTGTTCCTAAACTGCTTAGTGCCGCACCTGCATCTTCTGGTTTTAGTTGTGCAGTTTTTATTTTCCCTTTTAATTTCACAAACTGCTTACTGCTACATTGATTTTCTAGTTTACCTGCACGTTTTTTACTTTCTGTATTCTTTTTACGGTCACTCATGGCTTCCTTCTCATGTGCAGACATCAGCGGTTGGAGCTTGGAATCTGTTCTGGGCTACATAAAGATCGCCTTCCCTGGATGATAGTTGTTCTCTCGGTTGGAGCTTGGAATCTGTTCTGGGCTACATAAAGATCGCCTTCCCTGGATGATAGTTGTTCTCTCTTATTTTCGTAGGTCCTCGAATATCGAAAACAAAGACAAAAATATATCGAGCTGTAATGGTCACAGTTGTTGCTAGTTCGAATATTCAGTATGCGCGTCTTCGTGTAATAGGATGGGTATACCGGCTTCTTTACCATTGTTTGTTTGTTCCTCTGTTTATAGTGGACAAATGGTTTTATCATTCCCTGTGATAGATTCATGTGACGTTTAGTATTGCAGTAGCTGTGATCGTCTGCCCAAAGCCAGATTCAATTTCTTTGCTCAAGCGGGCCACGCCATGACTTAACACTCACTATCTAGTTTCAtactatcaaaaaaaaaaaaaactttgccatgcatagacatACGGTCAAAATATGCAGCTTGCCATATAAAGTTAGGTTAGACCCTACTGTGAGTACAAACGAATCATAAGACGACTTCAGCTTCAAACATGAATCACAAAGGATAGTGACCAGCGACCCATCGTGCCACCCATTGCTTGAAAGTTTCCTCCTTCCGTCCCTTCCACATGTTAGCAATGTGGCGATTTTGAGCAAGATAGGTTAGCAAATCAAGACGAACCGGCAAAGGATATTCATCCATGTCTTCAATGCCTTTGAAAATACCCTCGTGTGGATCAGTGCCATGGGTAAAGCTCACTGCTTCCGACAAGGCCTGCATGGAAATGGGGACACCTTGCTTAGCCCATTtccctttcttctccttttcttcgtGTTTGCGCTTAGAACCTACTGGGTTTGGATTTGGACTATCAGACTCTGGGTGGGTGTCGGAATCGTGTTGAGAAGGATCACCATTCAGATCTGCCAGTTCTTGAGTTGGGTCGACATTCCCAACGAGATCATTCTCTTGCCTTGCTGAGCTAACAAATGGTGCTTCAATAACACTGAACTCTCCAGTAGCATGTTTCCCCGTGAAGACAAACTCCATCTCATCATACAGGAGAATTGGAACATTGTAGTACTTAGCCTTCTTATCACCTTTCTACATTTACACAAAAGAAAACTATGTTTCATTAGGATACTATCCAGTTTGCAAATGTAACTTATATATGTGACAAAGATATTTATTATGTATGCTTACAGCTTTCATCTTGACAACCTCTATCTCGTCATAGATTATCTTCTTCTGAACATCATCAAAACTAGCACCCTTAGCAGACTTTGCCTCCATGATCAGCTTCCATTCTCCTTTAAGCTTGTGGTACTTGTTGTAGGTTTGTTTCCACGTGAAGTTAGTACCATACTTTTCATTAAGCCTTCGAGCACACTCTTCATGATGGACCTCCCTTAGAACAAAGGCCCTCCCTGACTCATGGATTTTCTCCTTGTAGTAGAGAAGGATTTTCTCCTTGTGGTAAAGAAGGAGATCCTCCACTTCCAGGTGTTGCCACATCACACTGTTCCCAACCATATCTGGAAATGACAACTTAAAATTTGCATGAATAATAAGAACTGCATTACACATCAGGTTTTAATATGGTCCTAAAGCAATGTACGACTCACATTATAGCCAAATAAGATCTTACATCTTTCATAATAGTCTTATAAGTTGCTGATGCAATCCTACCTTATAGAAATTAGAAGTTAGCACTTATAAATTGGCGCTGGACTTTGGATAGAATTCTGTGTTGTTTTGGACCTCAAAATATCGGTAGAATCTCGCGATGTTTTGGATTCTGAAGGGTACATCTATTGACCTGTGTCACAGAGCTTCACTGAAACATCTACTAACAGTTTTAGTAGACCTTAAAAAAAATGTCCCTGTTCTTTtccttgaagggcgggcctggtgcaagcggtagagtcttaccgcctgtgaccggaaggtcccggattcgagtcgcggtctcctcgcattgcacaggcgagggtaaggcttgccactgacacccttccccagaccgcgcacagagcgggagctctctgcactgggtacgcccttttttcttttccttgtggCCAACTGTTTGAAGAAACATGGCAACTTGTTCCTCAACTGAGTAGTGCCAAGTATCCCGGAGTGCATCCATAGAACGAAACTTTGTGCATAGCTTGAGAAGACATATTTACTCATTCTAAGAAGATTAATTGAGTCTGAATCCTAACCACAATATAATTTCTTTAGATATATCATTCTGTCCCTATTCTTCTCCAAAATAGAGCACCTTACAGGCTGCTTTTATTGCGTAGATAAGGGATGAGTGCCCAACCGTAGATGCAACCATAAAAGCCATCTAGATGAACAATGAAAAGTCAGGTCTTCTCTCTTTGCACTTCAATGAACATGAGGAAAAGGTTTTCGAAAAAAAAACTGCAAGTATTCATCTTGAAGTTAAATTAGTCCCCAAATGCAGATTGCCTGGGCAGAACTGTACCTATCTATCCTATCACGAATTGAGTGATTCAGTTGTGCTTGCGTGCTACTGGAAAGATTTTCTAATGAAAGAACAGGACAGTTCCCGACCCCCAAATTGAAGTAGAACTAGTCGGAAAAACGAATCAGTGCATCGGGACGCAAAAATTTTGGAGGTGGAGATGCAACCGGAAGTAATGGGGAACGAATCTGTGCATCAATTCGCAGCGCAATGGGAAGTAGCTCTCACTGAGTGCAGCAACAGGCTGCGATGAAGGGAGGTAGCGACGGTCACAGGGATCGCGGTAGGTAGCGGAGATCCGCGTCCCGGGAACGAGCGTTCCGGATCGCGGTTCGGGGACGGCAGGGTACGAACGACGGATCGGCGCTGGGACGACGTCCCAAAACAGACTGGAGCTGGAGGCGCGGCGCGGAGCTGGAGGCACGGCGTGACGCAGCGACCGTGGGCGGCGCGGAGCTGAATAGCAAGCCTCTTATTCAGATTGGCTCTCTAGTCTATCCCTCCCGGCAGATCAGCAACGCCCCTCGTCTCGATCCACACGAAGCGGCAAAAAGGAAGAGGAGCGGGGAGCGCAGGAAGAAGCAAGAAGCAGTCCTCAGATGTGGCAAGCGAAAAGGAATGGGATAACAAGGCAAGAAGAGAAGCAGGCTCAACAAAGAGAGATTTCTTCTTTTGAACATGAACAAAGAGAGATTTCGTTAGTTTGACGTTCAATCTATGCGATTTAATATTCAATCATGTGCCATTTAAAATTTAACACTAGGTACGTGAATTTCTTCACTTCAAAGGCTATatctcttctctctcttttttctttcaGAATTTAATTAACGTTATATATGTGAATTTCTTCACGTTAAAAAGTTATACTCCATCTGTTCTAATTCACAGTGAAAGCCCCGCTCGACGCTTCGTCAGTGTTGATTATTAGCCTGTTCgttttgtcgtaaacgatcgtggattatttactgctggctggtttggtgcgagagaaaaatacagttccaatttataatccacgatcgtatatgagCAAGCGAACGTGCTGTATGACAGCACCTTCGGGCTGATTGCGACGTCGCTGAGGGCTTCATTCCTTGTCTCGAGCTTCTCCTGGTGAAAACCATGTTTACTTAGTGGACA
This DNA window, taken from Miscanthus floridulus cultivar M001 chromosome 13, ASM1932011v1, whole genome shotgun sequence, encodes the following:
- the LOC136501053 gene encoding uncharacterized protein, giving the protein MCNAVLIIHANFKLSFPDMVGNSVMWQHLEVEDLLLYHKEKILLYYKEKIHESGRAFVLREVHHEECARRLNEKYGTNFTWKQTYNKYHKLKGEWKLIMEAKSAKGASFDDVQKKIIYDEIEVVKMKAKGDKKAKYYNVPILLYDEMEFVFTGKHATGEFSVIEAPFVSSARQENDLVGNVDPTQELADLNGDPSQHDSDTHPESDSPNPNPVGSKRKHEEKEKKGKWAKQGVPISMQALSEAVSFTHGTDPHEGIFKGIEDMDEYPLPVRLDLLTYLAQNRHIANMWKGRKEETFKQWVARWVAGHYPL
- the LOC136500383 gene encoding uncharacterized protein, whose product is MDPDGDPAFHRSEAISAVQDVDQYYGEDDDFDELYNDVNVGDGFLLNSHPPPPPQHAPPPQQNHHQQQQQLPPPPLPQPQQPPPHPPPQQQVYAPAVAAPSPSQPQPQPNLPPPPGPAPTPPQHHQIQQGDGFHRPGGNYSGGPVVVANGAGVGGGDGPGGKTLFVGDLHWWTTDADLEAELSKYGPVKEVRFFDEKASGKSKGYCQVDFYDPAAAAACKEGMNGHSFNGRPCVVAFASPHTVRRMGEAQVKTQQALAAQTSSVQPKGGRGGGGAGMPHAAGNYSGGRGGGAVSGGGGGGNWGRGGGGGRGPVGNMRNNRMGPAVGRGIGNGMVAPPPPMLPQGGMLGQGFDPGFGAMGRMVGGFGNFPVGPGAGPFPGMMQPFPPVVAPHVNPAFFGRGGMGAGGVGMWPDPSMGAWGAEEQSNYGDDAASDHQYGEGGSHGKERPPEREWSGASERRRDREKDMPPEQEWPERRHRNEHDMGRERDRDYDRDRERDRDRERDRDKERDRDRERHRDDRDRYGDYHRHRDRDSERNEDWDRGRSSGIRSRSREADHSKRRRMTPQ